A genomic stretch from Corynebacterium faecale includes:
- the hisN gene encoding histidinol-phosphatase, which produces MSNYADDLALALELAELADSITLDRFEATDLDVSTKPDMSPVSDADLAVETALREKIAAARPADAILGEEFGGEAEFSGRQWVIDPIDGTKNFVRGVPVWATLIALLDNGRPVAGVISAPALARRWWAAEGSGAWRTFNGSSPRKLCVSSVTDITDASLSFSSLEGWQARDLRENFVALSDTTWRLRGYGDFFSYCLVAEGAVDIAAEPEVSLWDLAPLSILVTEAGGRFTSLAGEDGPHGGDAVATNGALHDDVLKCLNG; this is translated from the coding sequence ATGAGTAATTATGCAGACGATCTCGCACTAGCACTCGAACTGGCAGAGCTTGCCGATTCGATCACCCTCGACCGCTTCGAGGCCACCGATCTTGATGTATCCACCAAACCAGATATGTCCCCGGTCAGTGACGCCGACCTGGCTGTGGAAACCGCACTGCGGGAAAAAATCGCAGCAGCCCGCCCCGCCGACGCCATCCTTGGCGAGGAGTTCGGTGGCGAGGCGGAATTCTCCGGCCGCCAGTGGGTCATCGATCCGATCGACGGTACCAAGAACTTCGTCCGTGGGGTTCCCGTGTGGGCCACCCTCATCGCCCTGCTTGATAACGGCCGCCCCGTCGCCGGTGTCATCTCCGCACCGGCACTCGCGCGCCGCTGGTGGGCCGCCGAAGGCTCCGGTGCCTGGCGCACCTTCAACGGCAGCTCCCCCCGCAAGCTCTGTGTCTCCTCCGTCACCGACATCACGGATGCGTCCCTGTCCTTCTCCTCCCTCGAGGGCTGGCAGGCCCGTGACCTTCGGGAGAATTTTGTTGCACTCTCCGACACCACCTGGCGCCTGCGCGGTTATGGTGATTTCTTCTCCTACTGCCTGGTCGCCGAAGGAGCCGTGGATATCGCCGCGGAACCTGAGGTATCCCTCTGGGACCTGGCGCCGCTGTCCATCCTGGTCACCGAAGCCGGCGGACGTTTCACCTCCCTCGCGGGTGAGGACGGCCCCCACGGTGGCGATGCCGTGGCCACCAACGGCGCACTCCATGACGATGTGCTGAAGTGCCTCAACGGCTAA
- a CDS encoding inositol monophosphatase family protein, giving the protein MSNTEQAHPAATLDDMIATITKTFVIAHEQDSDEHLAQALVYNAGRLAWRMRENGLDTDFKTSVSDVVTDADRAAEAFVAGALEALRPEDGVVGEEGANRASQSGRFWVVDPVDGTYNFTRGSDYWCSAIALVEGDPSAPERLLFGAVHRPAMGYTWFGGPGIRTTRDGRELPVLIDEPLSRTALATYIHPTWLANSEVSAAWNAVATQPASLRMLGAGSVDLGGVADGTSGVWMQHSVADWDWLPGRALVEGVGGAAIKVEAGGVEWCVAGNVQAVSEVADTLGELG; this is encoded by the coding sequence ATGAGTAATACTGAGCAGGCGCATCCGGCCGCAACACTTGATGACATGATCGCCACCATCACCAAGACCTTCGTGATCGCCCATGAGCAGGACTCGGATGAGCACCTGGCTCAGGCACTGGTGTACAACGCCGGCCGTCTGGCCTGGCGCATGCGCGAAAACGGACTGGATACCGACTTCAAAACCTCGGTCTCCGACGTGGTCACGGATGCTGACCGCGCAGCGGAAGCTTTCGTCGCCGGTGCGTTGGAGGCCCTGCGCCCCGAAGACGGTGTCGTGGGTGAAGAGGGTGCCAACCGGGCGTCGCAAAGCGGGCGTTTCTGGGTCGTTGACCCGGTGGATGGCACCTATAATTTCACCCGCGGATCTGATTATTGGTGCAGCGCCATCGCGCTGGTGGAAGGCGATCCCAGCGCTCCGGAGCGTCTGCTGTTCGGTGCGGTGCACCGCCCCGCGATGGGTTATACGTGGTTCGGGGGGCCGGGAATCCGGACCACCCGCGATGGCAGGGAACTACCTGTGCTTATCGACGAACCCCTCTCCCGCACCGCCCTAGCCACCTACATCCACCCCACGTGGCTGGCCAACAGCGAGGTCAGCGCCGCGTGGAATGCGGTCGCCACCCAACCTGCGTCCCTGCGCATGCTCGGCGCCGGGTCCGTTGATCTGGGTGGTGTGGCCGATGGCACCAGCGGGGTGTGGATGCAGCACAGCGTCGCTGACTGGGACTGGCTGCCCGGCCGTGCGCTCGTGGAGGGTGTCGGCGGCGCCGCCATCAAGGTAGAGGCCGGAGGCGTGGAATGGTGTGTCGCGGGCAATGTTCAGGCGGTATCCGAGGTCGCGGATACCCTCGGCGAACTAGGATAG
- a CDS encoding acyl-CoA carboxylase subunit beta codes for MAQEKSMRERLEALAEERSRVSLGGGQARIDKQHEKGRLSARERVSNLVDEGTFRETGMFAKHRSTHFGMDKADAPADGVVTGVGAVYGRPVHIASQDFTVMGGSAGEKQSEKVAAMMDASATTGTPFVFINDSGGARVQEGIDSLSGYGKVFYHNVLLSGLVPQVSIIAGPCAGGAAYSPALTDFIIQVRGAQMFITGPGVIKSVTGEDVTAEQLGGVDAHMAKAGNIHFEADNDEQAILIAQKLLSFLPQNNTEEPPVVDPDPVVEPDESLLDIVPIDGKKGYDVREVIARIVDNADFLEVQEGFARNIVVGFGRVVGRTVGIVANQPQVMSGVLDINSSDKASSFIRFCNAFNIPLVTLVDVPGFMPGVAQEHGGIIRHGAKMLYAYSAATVPKITVVLRKSYGGAHLAMCSKDLGADRVFAWPTAEIAVMGADGAVNVVFRREIAEAEDQEARREELIQEYKDTFSSPFMAASRGLVDDIIDPAETRLQIADALMVLANKRTHRPSKKHGLGPA; via the coding sequence ATGGCACAGGAAAAAAGCATGCGGGAACGCCTCGAGGCGCTGGCTGAGGAACGAAGCCGCGTCAGCCTCGGCGGAGGACAGGCGAGGATTGACAAGCAACACGAAAAGGGCCGGCTGTCTGCACGTGAACGTGTGAGCAACCTGGTGGATGAGGGAACCTTCCGCGAGACGGGGATGTTCGCGAAACACCGCAGCACCCATTTCGGCATGGACAAGGCAGATGCCCCGGCCGACGGTGTGGTCACCGGCGTGGGCGCCGTCTACGGACGCCCCGTCCACATTGCCAGCCAGGACTTCACCGTGATGGGCGGCTCCGCAGGTGAGAAGCAGTCCGAGAAGGTCGCAGCCATGATGGACGCCTCCGCCACCACCGGCACCCCATTCGTGTTCATCAACGATTCCGGTGGAGCCCGCGTCCAGGAAGGCATTGATTCCCTCTCCGGATACGGCAAGGTTTTCTACCACAATGTCCTGCTCTCCGGGCTGGTGCCGCAGGTATCCATCATCGCCGGCCCCTGTGCCGGTGGCGCGGCATACTCGCCGGCACTGACCGACTTCATCATCCAGGTCCGTGGGGCCCAGATGTTCATCACGGGCCCCGGTGTGATCAAGTCCGTCACCGGCGAGGATGTTACGGCGGAACAGCTCGGTGGCGTGGACGCCCACATGGCGAAGGCCGGCAACATCCATTTCGAGGCCGACAATGATGAGCAGGCCATCCTCATCGCCCAGAAGCTCCTGAGTTTCCTGCCCCAGAACAACACCGAGGAACCCCCGGTGGTTGACCCGGATCCGGTGGTAGAACCTGATGAGAGCCTCCTGGACATCGTCCCCATCGACGGCAAGAAGGGCTACGATGTCCGCGAGGTAATCGCCCGGATCGTAGACAACGCCGATTTCCTGGAGGTCCAGGAAGGTTTCGCCCGCAACATCGTGGTCGGATTCGGCCGCGTGGTCGGACGAACCGTGGGCATCGTGGCCAACCAGCCACAGGTGATGTCCGGAGTTCTGGACATCAACTCCTCCGACAAGGCAAGCTCCTTCATCCGTTTCTGCAACGCCTTCAACATCCCCCTGGTCACCCTGGTGGATGTCCCCGGATTCATGCCGGGTGTGGCACAGGAACATGGCGGAATCATCCGGCACGGCGCGAAGATGCTCTACGCCTACTCCGCAGCCACCGTCCCGAAGATCACCGTGGTGCTGCGCAAGTCCTACGGTGGGGCGCACCTCGCGATGTGCTCCAAGGACCTCGGCGCGGACCGTGTGTTCGCCTGGCCTACCGCAGAGATCGCCGTCATGGGCGCCGATGGTGCTGTCAATGTGGTTTTCCGACGCGAGATCGCAGAAGCCGAAGACCAGGAGGCGCGCCGGGAAGAGCTGATCCAGGAGTATAAGGACACCTTCTCCTCACCATTCATGGCGGCTTCCCGCGGTTTGGTCGATGACATCATCGATCCTGCTGAAACCCGCCTCCAGATCGCCGATGCACTCATGGTGCTGGCGAACAAGCGCACCCACCGTCCGTCCAAGAAACACGGACTCGGACCGGCATAG
- a CDS encoding biotin/lipoyl-containing protein gives MKLKVTVNGIAYSVEVEVEEEQKPLGQIIIGSSRGNTPAAPTTASIQGVAANAVVAPLAGSVFKVLVAEGDAIEAGQVLLILEAMKMETEITAPAAGVVGAINVKEGEAVQGGQSLIEIS, from the coding sequence ATGAAACTCAAGGTAACTGTCAACGGAATCGCATACAGCGTCGAGGTGGAGGTGGAGGAGGAGCAGAAACCGCTCGGCCAGATCATCATCGGCTCCTCACGTGGAAACACCCCCGCTGCCCCCACCACCGCCTCCATTCAGGGTGTGGCCGCCAACGCGGTTGTCGCCCCTCTCGCAGGCTCGGTGTTCAAGGTCCTGGTCGCTGAAGGAGATGCCATCGAAGCAGGTCAGGTGCTGTTGATCCTGGAAGCCATGAAAATGGAAACTGAGATCACCGCACCGGCTGCAGGCGTGGTCGGTGCCATCAACGTCAAGGAGGGTGAGGCGGTCCAGGGAGGGCAATCACTCATCGAGATCAGTTAG
- a CDS encoding DUF488 domain-containing protein, giving the protein MPIHIAKVHDVLKGAPTHGTTILVDRLWPRGVSKEELQPDYWLKDVAPSSELRQWFNHDPEKFEEFSLRYRAELDDRDAEDLDKLLGEAARVDVTLLYGAADREHNHAVVLMEWLNETPLPK; this is encoded by the coding sequence ATGCCCATCCACATCGCGAAGGTTCACGATGTGCTCAAGGGCGCACCGACTCACGGCACCACCATCCTGGTGGATCGGCTGTGGCCGCGTGGTGTGTCCAAAGAGGAACTCCAGCCCGATTACTGGTTGAAGGATGTTGCACCCAGTAGCGAGCTCCGACAGTGGTTCAACCATGATCCGGAAAAGTTCGAGGAATTCAGCCTGAGATACCGGGCCGAACTGGATGATCGCGACGCGGAGGATCTGGACAAGTTGCTGGGTGAGGCCGCCCGAGTGGATGTCACCTTGCTCTATGGCGCCGCCGACCGCGAACACAACCACGCGGTGGTGTTGATGGAATGGCTTAATGAAACACCCTTGCCAAAATAG
- a CDS encoding IS3 family transposase encodes MRDSFVELPVAEDFFSHLKTEMYHHYDFKNHLSARTAVMEYIKGQVTTGAARIVIIRGCHRRML; translated from the coding sequence GTGAGGGACTCTTTTGTGGAGCTGCCGGTCGCGGAGGATTTCTTCTCACACTTGAAGACCGAAATGTATCACCATTACGACTTTAAGAATCATCTCTCGGCTAGGACAGCGGTGATGGAATATATCAAGGGGCAGGTCACAACCGGCGCCGCCCGCATAGTAATAATAAGGGGCTGTCACCGGCGAATGCTTTGA
- the smpB gene encoding SsrA-binding protein SmpB has protein sequence MAKKKKKVDENNQVLATNRKARHDYQILDTWEAGVVLVGTEIKSLREGKASLVDAFAIIDNGEVWLHSLHIPTYSMGSWTNHTPKRTRKLLLNRKEIDSLMGKVRDGNRTLIPLKLYLKNGRVKLELGLAQGKQDYDKRQDIKRRTEEREVTRELGRRIKGITG, from the coding sequence ATGGCGAAGAAAAAGAAGAAAGTTGATGAGAACAACCAGGTTCTCGCAACCAACCGCAAGGCCCGCCATGACTACCAGATTCTTGACACCTGGGAGGCGGGCGTGGTGCTGGTGGGCACTGAGATCAAATCCCTGCGTGAAGGAAAGGCATCTCTGGTTGATGCTTTTGCCATCATCGACAACGGCGAGGTCTGGCTCCACAGTCTGCACATCCCCACCTATTCAATGGGCAGCTGGACCAACCACACCCCGAAGCGAACACGAAAGCTCCTGCTCAACCGCAAGGAGATCGACTCGCTGATGGGTAAAGTCCGCGATGGCAACCGCACCCTGATTCCACTGAAGCTGTACCTGAAGAACGGCCGGGTCAAGCTGGAACTGGGACTGGCACAGGGTAAGCAGGACTACGACAAGCGCCAGGACATCAAACGCCGCACCGAGGAACGCGAAGTGACCCGCGAACTGGGCCGCCGTATCAAGGGCATCACCGGTTGA
- a CDS encoding S1 family peptidase, with protein MTTSILAAGVTFLAPTAHAAQWVDTAAVVDQANVTLSQFGITVDRAPAEQFDEAANSNINASIAAGVDAGIDAGLLPADARPSSNPYGTVGETPGASVIVETPLLAPDLPRVEQPLPNYTVRTDLQAQIMAMTPGEVIHRVPGSWFNQPAVPADSKATEAEGRSLFGPGTPIYLGQSSLCTLAVTGTDADGRKIGITAGHCGKPGDAVRSADSFWVGEAGTIVSNGANDDYSVIEFGSNADISNSYNGVTVNGLGGKTSNLQEVCKSGVATGFTCGLVWTADERLTMSQLCAMRGDSGGPVIVNGRVVGLVSGGVLPNHDLSCRTPLQGPFFMPSLSVNMDRILTEMELQEGPGRGFTLAGE; from the coding sequence TTGACAACCTCCATTCTGGCGGCCGGGGTGACCTTTTTGGCACCGACCGCGCATGCCGCGCAGTGGGTGGATACCGCCGCAGTGGTTGATCAGGCGAATGTGACACTTTCCCAGTTCGGGATCACCGTTGACCGCGCCCCGGCCGAGCAGTTCGACGAGGCCGCCAACAGCAATATCAACGCCAGCATCGCCGCTGGGGTGGACGCGGGAATTGACGCTGGCCTGCTGCCAGCCGACGCCCGCCCATCCTCCAACCCATACGGCACCGTGGGGGAGACCCCGGGGGCGAGTGTGATCGTGGAAACCCCGCTGCTGGCCCCTGACCTGCCCCGGGTGGAACAGCCACTGCCCAACTACACGGTGCGCACTGACCTTCAGGCCCAGATCATGGCGATGACCCCTGGTGAGGTCATCCACCGGGTGCCGGGATCCTGGTTCAACCAGCCCGCGGTTCCTGCCGACTCCAAGGCCACAGAGGCGGAGGGCAGGTCATTATTCGGCCCCGGCACCCCGATCTACCTCGGTCAGAGCTCGCTGTGCACCCTCGCGGTGACCGGCACGGATGCGGATGGTCGCAAGATCGGTATCACCGCGGGACACTGCGGAAAACCCGGTGACGCTGTCCGTTCCGCGGACTCATTCTGGGTGGGTGAGGCCGGCACAATCGTGTCCAATGGCGCCAATGATGATTATTCCGTGATCGAGTTCGGCTCCAATGCGGATATCTCCAATTCCTACAACGGCGTGACGGTCAACGGTCTGGGCGGAAAGACCTCCAATCTGCAGGAGGTGTGCAAGTCCGGTGTGGCCACCGGATTCACCTGTGGTCTGGTGTGGACCGCCGATGAGCGTCTCACCATGTCACAGCTGTGTGCCATGCGGGGTGATTCCGGTGGGCCGGTGATCGTCAATGGGCGAGTGGTGGGGCTGGTCTCCGGAGGTGTACTGCCCAACCACGATCTGTCCTGCCGAACCCCTCTCCAGGGGCCATTCTTCATGCCGTCCCTGTCGGTGAACATGGATCGCATCCTCACCGAGATGGAGCTTCAGGAAGGCCCCGGGCGTGGGTTCACCCTCGCGGGGGAGTAG
- the ftsX gene encoding permease-like cell division protein FtsX, whose amino-acid sequence MSFFYVLREALRGMGRNLTMTLALVITTSISLALLATGFLVTNMTDRTKDIYLDRVEVMIQLDEDTSATDADCLNESCVEVREQLEGLDGIDSITYRSREQSYQRFVEVFEYTDPILVAETSPDALPAAFHVRLEDPLAVDVLDPLRELPQVTAVIDQVDDLRGATDNLDSIRNATFLIAAVQILASIFLIANMVQIAAYSRREETEIMRIVGASRWYTEAPFVLEAVLATLIGAVLATAGLFLGKELVIDKALRGLYESQLIAPVTTTDIWTIAPVISGIGVVVAGLIAQVTLRYYVRK is encoded by the coding sequence ATGTCATTCTTCTACGTTCTCCGTGAGGCCCTGCGCGGCATGGGTCGCAATCTCACCATGACGCTCGCACTGGTCATCACCACCTCCATCTCCCTGGCCCTGTTGGCCACCGGTTTCCTGGTGACCAACATGACCGACCGCACCAAGGACATCTACCTCGACCGCGTTGAAGTGATGATCCAGCTGGATGAGGACACCTCCGCCACCGATGCTGACTGCCTGAATGAGTCCTGCGTGGAGGTCCGTGAACAGCTCGAGGGCCTGGACGGCATTGATTCCATCACCTACCGTTCCCGTGAGCAGTCCTATCAACGGTTTGTGGAGGTCTTCGAATACACCGACCCGATCCTGGTGGCCGAGACCTCCCCGGATGCACTGCCGGCGGCCTTCCATGTCCGTCTCGAGGACCCACTGGCCGTGGATGTGCTGGACCCGCTGCGTGAATTACCCCAGGTCACCGCTGTCATTGACCAGGTTGATGATCTCCGCGGTGCCACCGACAACCTGGATTCCATCCGCAACGCCACCTTCCTCATCGCGGCTGTACAGATCCTGGCCTCGATCTTCCTGATTGCCAACATGGTGCAGATCGCCGCCTACAGCAGGCGTGAGGAAACAGAGATCATGCGTATTGTTGGCGCCTCGCGCTGGTACACCGAGGCACCGTTTGTGTTGGAAGCGGTGCTGGCCACGCTCATCGGAGCGGTCCTGGCCACCGCAGGGTTGTTCCTGGGCAAGGAATTGGTGATCGACAAGGCCCTGCGTGGGCTGTATGAATCACAGCTGATCGCCCCGGTGACCACCACCGACATCTGGACCATCGCGCCCGTCATTTCCGGCATCGGAGTGGTCGTGGCAGGACTCATCGCGCAGGTGACATTGAGGTATTACGTCCGCAAGTAG
- a CDS encoding siderophore ABC transporter substrate-binding protein, whose product MVNTRFKLISVATVAALALVGCSSTDDTSSDGATTSAAAEVITIEDNHGTQEITSADAVAATDNRAFELLDRWDVDLVAAPVTLVPFTVTSYKEDANIADMGSHREPDLEAMAAAQPDLVINGQRFAQYYDDIVTLAPGATIVELDPRDGEPLDQELIRQVESLGQIFGQEDDAATLVDEFNEALERAKSAYAEISDQSVMAVNVSGGNINFIAPSVGRTYGPIFDLLELTPALEVENSSTNHEGDDINVEAIAQSNPDLILVMDRDGGTTSRDEAEYTPAEQIITQSEVMANVTAIKEGKVYIAPADTYTNENIITYTEILNGLADLFEEAAQD is encoded by the coding sequence ATGGTTAACACTCGCTTCAAGCTCATTTCCGTCGCAACCGTTGCAGCACTCGCACTTGTCGGTTGCTCTTCGACCGACGACACCTCTTCTGACGGTGCGACCACCTCGGCCGCAGCTGAGGTCATCACCATCGAGGACAACCATGGCACCCAGGAGATCACTTCCGCTGACGCTGTCGCCGCAACTGACAACCGTGCCTTCGAGCTGCTGGATCGCTGGGATGTAGACCTGGTTGCAGCACCGGTCACCCTGGTTCCGTTCACCGTCACCTCCTACAAGGAAGATGCGAACATCGCCGACATGGGTTCCCACCGCGAACCCGACCTGGAGGCCATGGCCGCCGCGCAGCCTGATCTGGTGATCAACGGTCAGCGCTTCGCCCAGTACTACGATGACATCGTGACCCTCGCACCGGGTGCCACCATCGTGGAGCTGGACCCACGTGACGGTGAGCCACTGGATCAGGAACTGATCCGTCAGGTGGAGAGCCTCGGCCAGATCTTCGGCCAGGAAGACGACGCCGCCACCCTGGTTGATGAGTTCAACGAGGCCCTGGAGCGTGCGAAGTCGGCTTATGCTGAGATCTCCGACCAGTCTGTGATGGCCGTCAATGTCTCCGGTGGAAATATCAACTTCATCGCACCATCAGTTGGACGCACCTACGGTCCGATCTTTGACCTGCTCGAACTGACCCCTGCCCTGGAGGTGGAGAACTCCTCCACCAACCATGAGGGAGATGACATCAACGTCGAGGCGATCGCACAGTCCAACCCGGACCTCATCCTCGTCATGGACCGCGATGGCGGCACCACCTCCCGTGATGAGGCTGAGTACACCCCAGCCGAGCAGATCATCACCCAGAGTGAGGTCATGGCCAATGTGACCGCAATCAAGGAGGGCAAGGTCTACATCGCACCTGCGGATACCTACACCAACGAGAACATCATCACCTACACGGAGATCCTCAATGGACTGGCAGACCTGTTCGAGGAAGCTGCGCAGGACTAG
- a CDS encoding vitamin K epoxide reductase family protein: MSTPVSAPVSTDTQTRLPSPPAWLGWVLLIGGLIGLACSVIIMSEKLILLENPDYVTSCDLNEVVSCGSVMKSGQAAAFGIPNPLFGIAGFAAVAAIGAGILAGARFRGWFWFIAEIGLLLATIFVHWLAYQSMFVIRALCPYCMVVWAVTIIMFVTVTAWNVKTYSGYDNGIVRGLYKSQIVIALVWLLIIAATAAWQFRFYF, from the coding sequence GTGTCCACACCAGTTTCCGCACCCGTGTCCACGGACACTCAGACACGCCTTCCCTCCCCACCTGCATGGCTGGGTTGGGTGCTGCTCATCGGTGGCCTCATCGGTCTGGCATGCTCGGTCATCATTATGAGTGAGAAACTCATCCTCCTGGAGAACCCGGACTACGTCACCAGCTGCGATCTGAATGAGGTCGTGTCCTGCGGGAGCGTGATGAAATCCGGCCAGGCCGCCGCCTTCGGCATCCCCAACCCCCTGTTCGGCATCGCAGGTTTCGCAGCAGTGGCAGCCATCGGCGCCGGAATCCTCGCTGGAGCACGCTTCCGCGGATGGTTCTGGTTCATCGCCGAGATCGGTCTGCTCTTAGCCACCATCTTCGTTCACTGGCTCGCTTATCAGTCGATGTTCGTAATCCGCGCGCTCTGCCCTTACTGCATGGTGGTCTGGGCTGTCACCATCATCATGTTCGTCACGGTCACCGCCTGGAATGTGAAAACCTACAGCGGATATGACAATGGCATCGTCCGTGGGCTCTACAAGTCCCAGATTGTGATCGCATTGGTCTGGTTGCTCATCATCGCCGCAACCGCCGCCTGGCAGTTCCGTTTCTACTTCTAG
- the prfB gene encoding peptide chain release factor 2, whose amino-acid sequence MRPEISAELSELDSTLTTIEKILNPEELSDRVRELEAQAADPGLWDNPDHAQQVTSELSHVQAELRKVTDLRQRLDDLPIMYELSEEEGDDTSIVDEELADLRKGIDALEVKTMLSGEYDAREAVINIRSGAGGVDAADWAEMLMRMYTRWAEKNGHKVDVYDISYAEEAGIKSATFVVHGDYMYGQLSVEQGAHRLVRISPFDNQGRRQTSFAEVEVLPVVEHVDSIDIPDADVRVDVYRSSGPGGQSVNTTDSAVRLTHIPTGIVVTCQNEKSQIQNKASAMRVLQAKLLEKQRQEERAEMDALGAGGNASWGNQMRSYVLHPYQMVKDLRTNYEVGDPSKVLDGDIDGLLEAGIRWRMAQQQEN is encoded by the coding sequence ATGCGTCCCGAAATCTCTGCAGAACTTTCCGAGCTCGACAGCACCCTCACCACCATTGAGAAGATCCTCAACCCAGAGGAGCTGTCCGACCGCGTTCGCGAACTGGAGGCACAGGCCGCCGATCCGGGTCTATGGGATAACCCCGACCACGCACAGCAGGTCACCTCAGAACTGTCCCATGTGCAGGCCGAACTGCGTAAAGTCACCGACCTGCGTCAGCGACTGGACGATCTTCCGATCATGTATGAACTGTCGGAGGAGGAGGGCGACGATACCTCCATCGTGGACGAGGAGCTGGCTGATCTCCGCAAGGGCATTGACGCCCTGGAGGTCAAGACCATGCTCTCCGGCGAATATGATGCCCGCGAAGCAGTGATTAACATCCGCTCCGGTGCCGGTGGTGTGGATGCCGCTGACTGGGCTGAGATGCTCATGCGCATGTACACCCGTTGGGCTGAGAAGAATGGTCACAAGGTGGATGTCTATGACATTTCATACGCGGAGGAAGCCGGCATCAAGTCCGCCACCTTCGTGGTGCACGGTGATTACATGTACGGCCAACTCTCGGTGGAGCAGGGTGCCCACCGTCTGGTCCGCATCAGTCCCTTCGACAACCAGGGCCGCCGCCAGACCTCGTTTGCCGAGGTTGAGGTGCTGCCCGTGGTGGAACATGTGGACTCCATTGACATCCCGGACGCCGATGTCCGCGTGGATGTCTACCGCTCCTCCGGCCCGGGTGGTCAATCCGTGAACACCACCGACTCCGCCGTCCGCCTCACCCACATCCCGACCGGAATCGTGGTGACCTGCCAGAACGAGAAATCCCAGATCCAGAACAAGGCTTCGGCCATGAGGGTTCTCCAGGCAAAGCTTCTGGAAAAGCAGCGCCAGGAGGAACGCGCCGAGATGGACGCCCTGGGCGCTGGCGGCAACGCATCCTGGGGTAACCAGATGCGCTCCTATGTGCTGCACCCGTACCAGATGGTCAAGGATCTGCGCACCAACTATGAGGTGGGAGACCCATCCAAGGTCCTCGATGGTGATATCGATGGTCTCCTGGAGGCGGGCATCCGCTGGCGCATGGCGCAGCAGCAGGAGAATTAA
- the ftsE gene encoding cell division ATP-binding protein FtsE, with protein sequence MITFENVTKNYRTSTRPALDSVSLTIDKGEFVFLIGPSGSGKSTFLQLMTREENLSSGDLHIADFHVNKLKGAQVNRLRQRIGYVFQDFRLLKNKNVYDNVAFALEVIGKKKDRISDLVPETLEMVGLAGKANRMPNELSGGEQQRVAIARAFVNRPLVLLADEPTGNLDPDTSDEIMILLNRINRLGTTVIMSTHNARTVDDMRRRVIELRLGKLVRDDAHGVYGEMR encoded by the coding sequence GTGATCACGTTCGAGAATGTCACCAAAAATTACAGGACATCAACCCGCCCGGCTCTGGACAGCGTTTCGTTGACCATTGACAAAGGCGAGTTCGTTTTCCTCATCGGCCCCTCGGGTTCCGGTAAATCCACCTTCCTACAGCTGATGACCCGCGAGGAGAACCTGAGTTCCGGTGATCTCCACATTGCTGACTTCCACGTGAACAAACTCAAAGGCGCGCAGGTGAACAGGCTGCGTCAGCGGATCGGATATGTTTTCCAGGATTTTCGACTGTTGAAGAACAAGAATGTCTACGACAACGTGGCCTTCGCCCTCGAGGTGATCGGGAAGAAGAAGGACCGCATCTCCGATCTCGTGCCGGAAACCCTTGAGATGGTTGGCCTTGCAGGCAAGGCCAACCGCATGCCCAATGAGCTCTCCGGCGGTGAACAGCAGCGCGTTGCCATTGCGCGCGCGTTTGTGAACCGCCCGCTGGTGTTGCTTGCCGACGAACCAACCGGCAACCTCGATCCGGACACCTCTGATGAGATCATGATCCTGCTCAACCGCATCAACCGACTGGGCACCACCGTGATCATGTCCACCCACAACGCCCGAACTGTTGATGACATGCGTCGCCGTGTGATTGAGCTTCGTCTGGGCAAGCTGGTCCGCGATGATGCCCACGGTGTCTACGGCGAAATGCGATAG